A single region of the Sorghum bicolor cultivar BTx623 chromosome 9, Sorghum_bicolor_NCBIv3, whole genome shotgun sequence genome encodes:
- the LOC8065324 gene encoding chromatin modification-related protein EAF1 B isoform X1, which produces MVNAEPCSMGGIMDYDVGVGTKSSPRSMAIEKAQEELRQESDVRDERWRELEFLEKGGNPLDFNFVHLETVSVHSASLTNQIEAQTVISDAKRSFSASPLGDSVESTDKPGGSLCREINTADNLMLLGGGNNNIAEKVVKRGTKRLNAALPKQSLPSDGHKNVKKPAASGLSRLGVKSQAYVRRNRSKSSRESGNVTSIRSSTTPAKVYEPKDDKVVAQKKNAGDDGVLSVSSIKQSGSNRDNAPKNTSSDDHATMELDGIQTILESECVVNDEVNKAGNNSKAKDLSSNDANHDRLLVGCDEIAAEVASAETPDTNLKVVIRPCHSSASTYDEKVSCAVDEKADDGHMDEHMANIHEGELDNNRTVPACVVDASTSHKDVAGPSCEGTVDIVDEHADRDTNLVVGKIDSHEDLDNSRHSNMVLKGSGISVDFSRPTPLKESSDLVQPEASNIPHVKDEMEVCNSAIVAQKDTECLSSGRSMNVEESPVLVRKNSYVENSNSAHPVSVGIELPDALPSPKNDESNVGSEIKKSENLNKMEKKAYEDSILKNARVIEISTKKAGQRSPCNIALEKRRKSHWDFVLEEMAWMANDFMQERLWKSVAAAQVCHWIVSDGRAKFEEASILKKQKSVIKIIAKAIMSFWRSAEALQTDDRTAKMMHHNSSMLEETDPSGIKAGKEQGHNSLEAKESSQQRSQIHDYAVRFLEYNSRTDDFHVLPEAPPTPDRLNDFGILKVSDHLSEGSLFYTVAPGAVLAYRESLESLFVYHKEAGNAELNNDYEASVCDSVAVCSDLPQENAYEEDEGETCTYLSPKAYDGGFVSNMVHKKKHVMPQRISVARPYQIGTYVPYEPCMESKSRNQPLLSNGKRPTSFLAIPPKRTRTAARQRVVSPFHAGASGPPQVTNKTDVSSGDTNSYQEDQSSLHGGSLPWRNTDFESTVDSDRQLPYDAGEMCTKDIKKKKIKNSGYKIAQNAANSYVPTSIKFQGRTYDPRMQADLVNKYEQKEYLKKRPDVHQYDSNGNSVVYGGQHASKKLKMGKQGIDISQEASPVASQMSNMANPARFIKFIANRDRGRKCKTLKMTSSGGWSSFEDQALVVLVHDMGENWELVSDAINSIVQFKCVHRQPKECKERHKVLVDRSSGDGGDSADDSGSSQHYHNTLPGIPKGSARQLFERLQGPFDEENLKAHFEKIILLMQQVHARHRQGNRQDLKPIMQPHSSHVIALSQACLNKISGGTLTPLDLCDVTSPNLDSITPGSVYPGSHTNGITLPNHQGSVGPSTPTSNLNSRLPGSPAMVLGSNSPSPSTSNSPRDAQKYGVPRPTSLQGDEQPKIQYNQMANGRNLHQPGVSAPGTIPSGVDCGAGARMMPSAPGMGMVAGLNRGMPGARPGFPRISSPAMLNAVPSGNLLPNSGQGVLTAVSVHPGAISGPGNSILRPRDPMQTFRPGQGMEEHRQMSEFDMPVSQGSGQATVQFSGMNPSLLSSSPVQQPQRPHQMSQSLHMFGNPHHSQIHGTNSSSQQQAYAVHLAKERQMQRHMAPQQHSDLSGASAVPNVQNSTQILQQNQASSANPVPCSKPQHQRQQAAQNLLDSSSPNQPATTTQQKQKKQQGQQQSRQNQSQRNHGSQQAKLMKSLGRGNMMPQSPPIDSIPSNAACTPSKNHVSEKLVQHGQGLFPANTAPTPSMPQPGNQPRLVTSLPQSPKVADIGNQGLMQGSSNQTLLALQQPPHHSKSSLTTQLQQRQINPSQNSIERAMGQQNRQMNSDCSIDLHVGQVRHNQMVTTSMAQSADSCSPVLASVNQQKREASLNQTSATSSSKLLSSPQDTSFGYETLLPSSSQDMLLSGGFPLQAHGVGGQWNQQAREQLQSQHQQRPVVQGSVYAPSNSGPG; this is translated from the exons ATGGTGAATGCGGAGCCGTGCTCGATGGGTGGAATTATGGATTATGATGTTGGTGTCGGCACCAAATCTTCACCACGCAGTATGGCCATTGAGAAAGCTCAGGAGGAGCTCAGGCAGGAGTCTGATGTTCGCGATGAGCGGTGGAGAGAGTTGGAATTTCTAGAGAAA GGAGGCAACCCGTTAGATTTCAATTTTGTACATCTAGAAACAGTCAGTGTACACTCCGCTTCTCTCACAAATCAAATAGAAGCGCAAACTGTGATAAG TGACGCTAAGCGTAGTTTTTCTGCATCACCTCTTGGAGATTCAGTCGAGAGTACTGACAAACCTGGAGGTTCACTGTGCCGCGAAATCAACACAGCAGACAATCTTATGCTTTTGGGTGGAGGTAACAACAACATTGCAGAGAAGGTTGTAAAAAGAGGAACCAAAAGATTAAATGCAGCCCTACCCAAGCAGTCATTGCCCAGTGATGGtcacaaaaatgtgaaaaagccTGCTGCCTCTGGTTTGTCACGCCTTGGAGTCAAAAGCCAGGCATATGTTCGGCGCAATAGGTCAAAGTCAAGTAGGGAGAGTGGGAATGTCACATCTATTAGATCTTCTACGACCCCTGCTAAAGTCTATGAGCCAAAAGATGATAAAGTTGTAGCACAGAAAAAAAATGCAGGTGATGATGGTGTATTGTCCGTTTCCAGTATAAAACAGTCTGGATCTAACCGTGACAATGCACCAAAGAATACATCTTCTGATGACCATGCAACAATGGAGCTGGATGGGATTCAAACCATTCTTGAAAGTGAATGTGTTGTGAACGACGAAGTAAACAAAGCTGGCAATAATAGCAAAGCTAAAGATCTGTCATCAAATGATGCAAATCATGACCGTCTCCTTGTTGGGTGTGATGAGATTGCTGCTGAAGTTGCATCTGCAGAAACCCCTGATACCAATTTAAAAGTTGTTATAAGGCCATGCCATTCTAGTGCATCTACATATGATGAGAAAGTGTCATGCGCTGTTGATGAAAAGGCTGATGATGGACACATGGATGAACATATGGCCAATATCCATGAAGGGGAACTTGATAACAACAGGACAGTTCCTGCTTGTGTTGTAGACGCTTCTACTTCACACAAAGATGTAGCGGGCCCATCTTGTGAAGGCACCGTGGATATTGTTGATGAGCATGCAGACAGGGACACCAATCTTGTTGTAGGGAAGATTGATTCTCATGAAGACCTAGATAATAGTAGACATTCTAACATGGTTCTCAAAGGAAGTGGCATATCTGTAGATTTCAGCAGGCCTACTCCTTTGAAGGAAAGTTCCGATCTTGTACAACCTGAAGCCAGTAATATTCCTCATGTGAAAGATGAAATGGAAGTTTGTAACAGTGCAATAGTTGCACAGAAAGACACAGAATGCTTGTCTTCTGGCCGCAGCATGAATGTCGAGGAAAGTCCAGTTTTGGTCAGGAAAAATAGCTATGTTGAGAATTCAAACTCTGCACATCCTGTTTCTGTAGGCATTGAGTTGCCTGATGCCTTGCCTTCACCAaaaaatgatgaatctaatgtGGGGAGTGAGATTAAAAAATCTGAGAACTTGAATAAGATGGAAAAGAAGGCTTATGAAGATTCTATTCTTAAAAACGCTCGTGTTATAGAG ATAAGTACTAAAAAGGCTGGTCAACGATCTCCCTGTAACATTGCCttagagaagaggagaaagagCCACTGGGATTTTgttcttgaggagatggcttggATGGCTAATGATTTCATGCAG GAACGACTTTGGAAAAGTGTGGCTGCAGCTCAGGTGTGCCACTGGATTGTTTCTGATGGTCGTGCCAAGTTTGAAGAAGCAAGCATTCTGAAAAAGCAGAAATCTGTTATAAAAATCATTGCAAAGGCTATCATGAGTTTCTGGCGTTCAGCTGAGGCTTTACAGACTGATGACAGGACAGCTAAAATGATGCATCACAATTCAAGTATGCTGGAGGAGACAGATCCTTCTGGAATCAAAGCTGGAAAAGAACAG GGTCACAACTCACTGGAAGCCAAAGAATCCAGCCAGCAACGGTCACAGATTCATGATTATGCAGTTCGATTTCTTGAATATAACAGTAGAACAGATGATTTTCATGTGTTGCCTGAAGCCCCACCAACTCCTGACAGgctgaatgactttggaatcttgaaagtGTCTGATCATCTCTCAGAA GGAAGTCTCTTCTATACAGTAGCACCTGGGGCAGTGCTGGCATACAGGGAGTCTCTGGAATCTCTTTTCGTGTATCACAAG GAAGCTGGAAATGCTGAGCTTAACAATGACTATGAAGCATCTGTGTGTGATTCTGTTGCAG TTTGTTCAGATTTGCCCCAGGAGAATGCATATGAGGAGGATGAAGGTGAGACATGTACTTATCTTTCTCCTAAAGCATATGATGGTGGTTTCGTATCGAATATGGTTCACAAGAAGAAACACGTAATGCCACAAAGGATTAGCGTTGCAAGGCCATATCAAATTGGTACCTATGTGCCTTATGAACCATGCATGGAAAGCAAGTCAAGGAACCAACCATTGTTATCAAATGGCAAAAGACCTACTTCTTTCCTTGCAATTCCTCCAAAGCGCACCCGCACAGCTGCCAGGCAACGAGTTGTAAGCCCGTTTCATGCTGGTGCTAGTGGACCACCCCAAGTCACAAATAAGACAGATGTTTCAAGTGGTGACACAAACTCCTACCAAGAGGATCAAAGTTCATTGCATGGAGGGTCTTTGCCATGGAGGAACACAGATTTTGAATCTACAGTTGATTCTGATAGACAACTGCCTTATGATGCTGGCGAAATGTGCACTAAAGACattaagaagaaaaagataaagaactcaggatacAAAATTGCTCAAAATGCAGCCAATTCATATGTTCCAACTTCCATAAAG TTTCAGGGCCGTACTTATGATCCAAGAATGCAAGCTGACTTGGTTAATAAATATGAGCAG AAGGAATATCTCAAGAAGAGACCAGATGTCCACCAATATGATTCAAATGGAAACAGTG TTGTATATGGTGGTCAACATGCTTCGAAGAAGCTTAAAATGGGGAAGCAAGGGATAGATATTTCACAAGAAGCTTCTCCTGTTGCATCACAGATGAGCAACATGGCAAATCCTGCTAGATTTATAAAGTTCATTGCTAATAGGGATCGCGGGAGAAAATGCAAAACACTAAAG atgacatcttctggTGGATGGTCAAGCTTTGAGGATCAG GCACTTGTTGTCCTGGTCCATGATATGGGTGAGAACTGGGAACTAGTTAGTGATGCAATCAACAGCATCGTGCAGTTCAAG TGTGTACATAGGCAGCCTAAAGAGTGCAAGGAGCGCCACAAGGTTCTTGTGGATAGAAGCTctggtgatggtggtgacagtgcAGATGACTCCGGTTCATCTCAGCATTACCATAATACATTGCCAGGCATTCCAAAG GGCAGCGCAAGGCAATTATTTGAGCGACTTCAAGGACCATTTGACGAAGAGAATCTTAAGGCACATTTTGAAAAGATTATACTACTCATGCAACAAGTGCATGCCAGACATAGACAG GGTAATCGCCAGGATCTCAAGCCAATCATGCAGCCACATAGTTCCCATGTTATCGCACTTTCACAAGCATGTCTGAACAAAATTTCTGGGGGCACTTTGAC GCCCCTTGATCTCTGTGATGTAACAAGTCCAAATCTTGATTCAATTACACCTGGCAGTGTGTACCCAGGTTCTCATACAAATGGGATAACACTGCCGAACCATCAGGGTTCTGTTGGTCCTTCTACTCCTACTTCAAATCTGAATTCCCGGTTACCAGGTTCTCCTGCTATGGTTTTGGGCAGCAATTCACCGTCACCTTCAACATCGAATAGTCCTAG GGATGCTCAGAAATATGGTGTTCCCAGACCTACCTCTTTACAGGGTGACGAACAACCAAAGATTCAATATAATCAGATGGCCAATGGCAGAAATCTTCATCAGCCTGGAGTTTCTGCTCCTGGAACTATTCCTTCCGGGGTTGATTGTGGTGCAGGTGCCCGCATGATGCCTTCTGCCCCTGGTATGGGAATGGTGGCAGGACTAAATCGAGGTATGCCTGGTGCCAGGCCAGGCTTTCCAAGGATTAGTTCACCAGCAATGCTAAATGCAGTTCCGTCTGGAAATCTGTTGCCCAACAGTGGGCAAGGTGTGCTCACTGCAGTAAGTGTCCATCCTGGAGCCATATCTGGTCCTGGCAATTCAATCTTGAGGCCACGTGATCCTATGCAAACATTTCGT CCTGGTCAGGGTATGGAAGAGCATAGGCAGATGTCGGAGTTCGACATGCCGGTTTCACAGGGAAGTGGCCAAGCCACTGTCCAGTTTAGCGGCATGAATCCATCATTGTTGAGTTCTTCACCTGTTCAGCAACCCCAACGGCCACATCAGATGTCACAGTCGTTACACATGTTTGGGAATCCACACCATTCTCAGATCCATGGAACTAATTCAAGCTCGCAACAGCAGGCATATGCTGTGCACTTGGCTAAAGAAAGACAAATGCAACGACATATGGCACCTCAACAGCATAGTGATCTTTCTGGAGCTAGTGCAGTACCTAATGTGCAGAATAGTACTCAAATATTGCAGCAGAACCAAGCCTCGTCTGCCAATCCAGTCCCTTGTTCAAAACCACAACATCAGCGACAGCAAGCGGCACAAAATCTGCTGGATAGCTCATCTCCCAACCAACCTGCCACTACTACACAACAGAAGCAGAAGAAACAGCAGGGACAACAGCAGTCTAGACAAAATCAGTCACAAAGGAACCATGGTAGTCAACAAGCTAAGCTTATGAAGAGCTTAGGACGAGGAAACATGATGCCCCAGAGTCCTCCAATTGACAGCATACCATCCAATGCTGCTTGTACTCCATCGAAGAACCATGTGTCTGAAAAACTGGTGCAGCATGGCCAAGGACTTTTCCCTGCTAATACAGCACCAACACCGTCAATGCCTCAACCTGGGAATCAACCTAGGCTAGTCACTTCATTGCCTCAGTCACCTAAGGTGGCAGACATTGGTAACCAAGGCTTAATGCAAGGTTCTTCAAATCAGACCCTGTTAGCTTTGCAACAACCTCCACATCATTCTAAATCGTCATTGACCACTCAGCTGCAGCAGCGGCAGATTAATCCATCACAGAACAGCATTGAGAGAGCAATGGGGCAACAGAACCGCCAAATGAACTCTGACTGTAGTATAGACTTGCATGTTGGTCAGGTCCGACACAATCAGATGGTTACAACATCCATGGCACAGAGTGCAGATTCGTGCAGCCCTGTACTGGCATCTGTTAACCAGCAGAAGCGTGAGGCATCACTCAATCAGACTTCAGCTACCTCATCGTCTAAGCTGCTTAGCTCTCCTCAAGATACTTCTTTTGGGTATGAAACGTTGTTGCCATCATCTAGCCAAGACATGCTGCTTTCAGGTGGCTTCCCTTTGCAGGCTCATGGTGTTGGTGGCCAGTGGAACCAACAAGCCAGAGAGCAATTGCAGTCTCAGCATCAGCAGAGACCAGTTGTGCAAGGCAGTGTATATGCTCCTTCAAATTCTGGGCCTGGCTGA